A single window of Malus sylvestris chromosome 5, drMalSylv7.2, whole genome shotgun sequence DNA harbors:
- the LOC126621238 gene encoding secreted RxLR effector protein 161-like — protein sequence MADCKEIGTPLEPGLKLCKDINGVAMDNSFYKQLVGSLMYLTFTRPDLMYGVSVISRYMERPTEMHLNAAKRILRYVKGTIDYGVFYNSQGSSYFVGFTDSDYAGDIDDRKSTSGHVFMLNYGAITLSSKKQQIVTLSTTEAEFVATASCVCQVIWLRMMLEALGDKQEGSTIIFCDNIYAIKLSRNPVMHGRSKHIDVRFHFLRNLCNDGIVELEDCKSVNQLADTLTKSLSFSRN from the coding sequence ATGGCTGATTGCAAAGAGATTGGAACACCATTAGAGCCTGGATTGAAGTTATGTAAAGatatcaatggagtagcaatgGATAATTCATTCTACAAGCAACTCGTGGGAAGTCTTATGTATTTGACTTTCACACGACCTGATTTAATGTATGGTGTAAGTGTCATCAGCAGGTACATGGAGAGACCAACTGAAATGCATTTGAATGCAGCAAAACGAATTCTGAGATATGTAAAAGGAACAATCGATTATGGAGTGTTCTACAATAGTCAAGGAAGTTCATATTTTGTTGGCTTCACTGACAGTGACTACGCTGGGGACATTGATGATAGGAAGAGTACTTCAGGACATGTTTTCATGCTAAATTATGGAGCAATTACATTGTCCTCAAAGAAGCAACAAATTGTGACCCTATCCACTACTGAGGCTGAGTTTGTGGCAACTGCCTCATGTGTATGTCAAGTTATTTGGCTGAGAATGATGCTAGAAGCACTTGGTGACAAGCAAGAGGGTTCAACAATCATTTTCTGTGATAACATTTATGCCATAAAGTTATCAAGAAATCCTGTAATGCATGGAAGAAGTAAGCACATTGATGTTCGCTTTCATTTTTTGAGAAATCTGTGTAATGATGGTATAGTTGAGCTCGAGGATTGCAAGAGTGTAAATCAATTGGCTGATACACTCACAAAGTCACTCTCATTTtcgagaaattga